AGCTGTCCTTGCTTGGAAGGAGCAGCTCACCATGACCGACACCCCGATCACTCCGGAGCCCGCGAAGGGACAGCACGACGCCGATGCCGAGGCGGTCGTGGAAACGGGCGCTCACAGCCCCGCAGCGACGCCAGAGGCCGCAACGCCGATACCAGCAGCCGAGACGGTTGCGCAGACGGCGACGCCCCCGGCAGCGGCGGCTCCAGCTCAGCCCACCGCCGCCACTGCGGCCTGGACTGCGCCGAAGGCCCAGCAGACCCCAGCCACGGACCCCGCGGCGTCTCCGCAGCCGACCGCACAGCAGATCCCCGGGCAGCAGCCCCCTACGCAGCAGGCCGACTACGGCGATGGCGCTTTCGGGCAGCCTGCCCAGCCATACGCCCCGGCCCCCCACAGCCACCAGCACGGCTACGCCGCCGCACCCGGCGTCCCCGGAGCGCACACGGCTCCGAAGCCCGAGAGCAAACGTGACAGCACCGGCTTCATCATCGCGACACTCGCCATCGGAGCGCTGATCGGGGGTGTCGCCGGAGCGGGAGCCGGCATCGGCCTGTACGCGGCGACCTCGAACAACGCCACTATCAAGACGGTCTCCGGACCGCAGAACATCACGGTAAACGACACCAACAACGCCACGACGATCACCGCGGCGGCCGCCAAAGCGACCCCGAGCGTCGTGACCATCTCGGTCAGTTCGTCGAACGAGGGCGGCACCGGCTCCGGCATCGTCCTGTCCGCGGACGGGTACGTGCTGACCAACACCCACGTCATCACGCTCGATGGCCAGGCCTCCGACGTGAACGTCACCGTCACCGACAACAACGGCAAAATCTACACCGCGAAGATCGTCGGGACCGACCCGACGACCGACCTGGCCGTGATCAAGCTCGACGGAGCCAGCGGGATGACGCCGATCGAGTGGGCCGACTCCAGCAAACTCAACGTCGGCGACACCACGATCGCGATCGGCGCTCCGCTCGGTCTCTCCGGCACCGTGACAGACGGCATCGTCTCAGCGCTCAACCGCTCCATCAGCATCGCCTCCTCGGCCGCGCCGAAGTCCACCGAGAGCGACGGCGGCAACGGCAGCAGCCAGAGGAGCCCGTTCAACTTCGACTTTCCCGGACAGGGCGGCGACTCGTCGCAACAGCAGTCCAAGAGCACCAGCACGATCGCGCTGCCGGTCATCCAAACCGACGCATCGATCAACCCAGGCAACTCGGGCGGGGCACTGCTCAACAGCAAGGGCCAGCTGATCGGCGTGAACGTCGCCATCGCGAACGCCGGGGGCAGCAGCAACAGCAGCCAGTCCGGCAGCATCGGCGTCGGCTTCTCCATCACGTCCAACCTGGCGAAGCGCGTCTCCAACGAGATCATCCACAAAAGCTCGGCCACACACGGTCTGCTCGGCGCCTCCGTCGCCGACGCGAGCTCCGACAGCAAAGCGGCCACGGTCGGCGCACAGATCAAGGAGATCACGAGCGGCGGCGCGGCGGCCTCCGCCGGTCTGAAGGCCGGCGATGTGATCGTCAACTTCAACGGTGTGCCGATCACCGGCGCCACCGACCTGACCGCTCAGGTCCGGGCGCTGGCGGCCGGGGCGAGCGCAGACCTCACCTACATCCGCGACGGTCAGACCAAAACCACCTCGGTGACCGTCGGCTCGCTCCCGGCCAGCTGAGTCCCGCCCGCAAGAAAGCCGCCCGGCGCCCGTCGCGCCGGGCGGCTTTCGCACGTCCGCCAGGCGTTCGCACGGGGCCCGCTGATAAACTCACAGCCGACCGAGAACGATGAATGGACCGAATGCAGCACGACAGCACGAGAACCCTCCCCGGTGTCTCCTATGTGATTCCTGTGCTCAACGAAGCCACCCACGTCCGGGCCGCTGTGGACAGTCTGCTCGCCCAGGACTACACCGGCCCGTTCGAGGTCACCATCGCGCTCGGCCCGAGCATCGACGGGACGACCGAACTGGTCGAGGAGCTGGCCGCTGTCGACTCCCGCATCCGCGTGGTCGGCAACGAGGCCGGTTCGACGCCGGCCGGGCTGAACCTCGCCATCCGCGAGTCGCACTATCCAATCGTGGTCCGCGTCGACGCCCACAGCGTGCTCCCCACGGACTACGCCCGCATCGCTGTCGAGACCATCCTGGAGACGGGCGCGGACAATGTGGGCGGTCTGATGGATGCCCAGGGCACCACCCCGTTCGAGCGTGCCGTCGCCCGGGCGTATGGCAGCCGCGTCGGCCTCGGCGGCACCAAGCTGCACGTCGGCGGCGAAGCAGGCGCGGCGGAGACCGTTTACCTCGGTGTGTTCCGCCGCGACCGGCTTCTGGAGGTCGGGCTGTTCGATGAGGAGATCAAGCGAGGGCAGGACTGGGAACTCAACCGGCGGCTGCGGCACAGCGGCGGCACGGTGTGGTTCACACCGCGTCTCAAGGTCACCTACCGTCCCCGGCCGAACCTGTATCGCCTCGCACGGCAGTTCTTCTCCACGGGTGTTTGGCGCGGCGAACTGGCGCGGCGCTTCCCCGCGTCGAACGGCCTCCGCTACTTCGCCCCGCCGGTGATGGTGCTCGGCTTCGCTCTGGGCGTGCTGCTCGGGATCGGCGGCGTCGTCCAGGCGGCGCTCGGCGGCACACCCTGGCTGTTGTGGGGGCTGGCCGTCCCGGAGACCTACCTCGTCCTCGTCGTGGTGTCAGCCCTGCTCTGGGGCCGCAGGGACGGTTTTTTGTCCCTGCTCTGGTTTCTCGTAGTCTTGCCCTGCATCCATTTCAGCTGGGGGATCGGCTTCATCCTCGGATACCTGTCGCTCACCCGCAACATCACGGCCCACACGGGAAGGTAGGCATGTCAGCACCCGGTTCCGGCGCGCGACCCGCACGGCCGTCTTCGATCGCCCAGCTCCGGGCGGTCGCACAGCCGCCCGAGGTCCGCGGCCGCCGCAACGCCGAACACTGGACGGCCTCCCTCTACCTGCGGAACCTCTCGCCCTACCTAACCTGGTCGCTGCTGAGGACCTCGATCTCGGCCAACGGCGTGACCGGCCTGATGATCCTCACCGGCTGGGCGACCGCCGCGAGCCTGCTCATCCCGGGCATCGGCGGCGCCGCCCTCGCCCTCGTGCTCGGCCAGGCACAGATGCTGGTGGACTGCTGCGACGGCGAGGTGGCCCGCTGGCGCGGGACCTCCTCACCCGCAGGCGTCTTCCTCGACAATGTCGGGCACTACTCCACCGAGACGCTGATCGCGATCGCTCTCGGCATCCGCGCGGCGGGCTACCCCTTCGAGACGCCGGCGGACTTCCTCTGGACCACCCTCGGCACGCTGCTCGCGCTGATCGTCGTGCTGAACAAGGCGCTCAACGACATGGTGCGCGTCGCGCGCGCCAACGCCGGGCTGCCGAAACTCACGGAAACGCAATTCGAGTACGCGCCGACCCACGGCCTCATCGCCAGGCTGCGGCGGGCGGCACGCTTCGTGCCATTCCACCGTCTGTACCACTCGGTCGAGCTGACCATGCTCATCTTCGTGTCCGCGATCGCCGGGCTCGTCATCGGGCCGGTGCTGGCGGACCGCATCCTCCTCTCCGCCCTGGTTCCGCTCGCCCTGCTCGCTCTGATCGGGCACTTCGTGACGATCATGGCGTCGAAGCGGGTCCGTGTCTGACCCGGCGATCGCCGTCGTGGTGCTCACACAGGGCACGCGGCCGGTGGAGCTGCGCCGTGGTGTCGAGTCCGTCCTGGCGCAGTCCGGCGTGTGTACGGACATCGTCGTGGTCGGGAACGGCTGGGACCCGGCGACCGCGGAGCCCGCGCTGCCAGCGGGCGTCAAGACCCTCGCACTGCCGGAGAACCTGGGCATCCCGGCCGGCCGGAACCGCGGCGTGCCGCTGGTCGAGGGCGAGACGCTGTTCTTCCTGGACGACGACGCCGCCCTCCCGGAGCCGACGTTCCTGGCCGACGGGGTAGCGCTCATCCGGGCCGACCCGGGCATCGGAATGCTCCAGCCACGACTGCGCGACCCGGAGGGGAAGCCCGCGCCACGCCGCTGGATTCCGCGCATCCGCAAGGGCGACGCCGCGCAGTCCGGAAACGTGTTCTCCGTCCTGGAAGCGGCCGTGCTGCTCCCCCGGACGGTCTTCGACGCCGCCGGTGGCTGGGCCGACCCGTTCTTCTACGCCCACGAAGGCATCGATCTGGCGTGGAAGGTCTGGGATCAGGGCAAGCGGGTCTGGTACACCGGCGACCTGGTGGCCGAGCACCCCGCTGTCTCCCCCACTCGGCACTCGTACTACTACCGGCTCAACGCGCGCAATCGTGTCTGGCTCGCACGGCGGAACCTGCCCGCGGTGCTCGTACCGCTGTACGTCGGCTCGTGGACCGGCATCCAGCTGCTGCGCTGGTTCCGCAAACCTGCTGTCCTCCGTGCCTGGTTCGGTGGCTGGGCGGAGGGCTGGCGCGCCGATCCCGGCGAGCGGAAGCCCCTGAGCTGGCGGACTGTGTGGCGGATGACGCGCGCCGGCCGGCCGCCGATCGTCTAGCCGGCAGGCTCGACCCGGTAGCGCCGCAGTTCCAGCGCAGGGTTCCTCTCGCGCACGGCTGCGAGACGCTCGGGCGAGGCGTTCGCGACGGCGACGCCGGTCTCCTCACCGATGCCGGCGATCGTGACCCCCACCGGATCGACAATCCGGCTGGCGCCGACACCGGATGACGGAGGATGGCCCGCAGCGGCGATGTAGATCGTGTTCTCGATGGCGCGCGCGGCGAGCAGCGTGGCCCAGTGCTGCTCTTTGAGCGGACCGCGCACCACTGGGCGGGAAGGGCGACGAGCTGCGCTCCGGCATCCACGAGGCGGCGGGTCACTTCGGGAAAGCGGAGGTCATAGCAGGTCTGCATCCCGACCCGGAGGCCGTCAACGTCGAACGTCTCCGGCCGGGCAAGGTCTCCCGGGATCACCCAGTCGGACTCGCAAGAGCCGAACGCGTCGTAGAGGTGCTGTTTGCGGTACACCGCCACCGTCGCCCCCAACGGGTCGACGGCGACGAGCGTGTTGGAGAACTTGTGAGGCTCCCCCGTCCGCTCGACCAGTCCGGCGATGGCGAACACCCTGTGCCGGCGGGCCGCATCCGCGAGCGAATGGACGAAATCGCCATCGAGCGGTTCGGCGTTGTCGGCGAAAGAGAGACCGAGCGGGTCCGCGAAGTATGAGGAGTGCTCGGGGAAGACGACGAGCCGCGCTCCTCGTTCCACCGCGTCGGCGAGCAGCGCCGCGACAGTTCCCCGGTTGTGAGCGGGTCGGTGGGAGCGAACTGGACGACGGCGACCCCGGCGCCGCTCACGTGGCCGCCTCGACCTCGGGAGCCGCCTGCTTCGCCGGCGCGGACTTCTCCGCGGGCAGGTGCAGGCTGATCGAGGTGCCGACCTCTTCGCTCTGGATATCGAGACGACCGCCGTGCGCCGTCACGATCGCCTTCGTGATCGTGAGCCCGAGGCCCACCCCCGGAACCGCGTTGCGTGTCGCCGTCGACGCGCGGAAGAAGCGCTGCGAGAGGCTGCTCAGCTCCACCGCCGGGGATGCCGATGCCGGTGTCGGTGACAGTGATCACCACCTCCTCCCCCGTCTCCCGCAGAGCGACGGTGACCGTCCCACCGGCCGGAGTCTTGAGCGCGTTCGAGACGAGGTTGTCCACAGCCTGCCCCAGACGGACCGTGTCACCGAGAACCTGGATGGGATGGTCGGGCACTGGCGGATTCAGTGGTTGTTGCAACACGACGATTAGCTGGCGAGTAGTTTAGCGAGGCGTTCGGCTGGGGTTTCCCAGCCGAGCGTTTTGCGTGGGCGGGTGTTGAGCTCGTGGGCGACGTTCGTCAGGTCGGTTGCGGTGAATCGGGCGAGGTCTGTTCCCTTTCCCTTGGGGAAGTATTGGCGAAGGAGTCCGTTGGTGTTCTCGTTGCTGCCGCGTTGCCAGGGACTCGCGGGGTCGCAGAAGTAGACCGGGATGTCGGTGGCTATCGTGAACGACTTGTGAGCTGCCATTTCCGAGCCCTGGTCCCAGGTGATCGAGCGACGGAGTTCGCGTGGGAGTGTCTTGACGGCGCTGATCAGTCCGTCCCGGACGGATTCTGCGGTGCGATCGATGGGGAGATGGATCAGCATCACGAACCGGGTGGAGCGTTCCACGAGGGTGCCGATGGCGCTGTTGCGGTGTCCGCCGATGATGAGGTCGCCTTCCCAATGTCCGGGAACGGCGCGGTCCTCGATTTCGGCGGGACGGTCGGAGATCATTACCATCGGATCCGCGAAACGATGTCTGCGAGCGGCGCCAGAACGATGCGGTTTCCGCTTGGCCCGGCCGGTCCGCAGCACCATCGTGAGCTCGCGGCGGAGTTGTCCACGGCCCTGCACGTAGAAGGCTTGATAGATCGTCTCGTGCGCCACGCGCATCTCCGCATCGCCGGGGAACTCGCGGATCAGCGACCGGCTGATCTGCTCCGGCGACCAACGTAGCGTCAGCTTCCGTTGAACGTAACTGCGCAGCTGCGGATTGCGGACCAGCCTCGTGGCTTTCGGTCGCGGTCGGCGGCTGGCCGCTTTCCGATGCGCCACGTATGGATGGTAGCCGCCCTCTCCAGGAAGCTGATTCCGGCGAATCTCTCGACTGATCGTCGACACCGAGCGACCAAGCTTGGCCGCGACCCGACACAACGAAAGGCCGGCCCTGGTCAGGTCCCGGATCAGCTCACGCTCCTGCAGGGAGAGGAATCGTGGGTGGAGTGCGGCTTCGAGCGAACGCATCGACGCCCGCTGAACAGGATCAACAACGACAGGCACCCTGTCTTTG
Above is a genomic segment from Leifsonia xyli subsp. xyli str. CTCB07 containing:
- a CDS encoding ATP-binding protein gives rise to the protein MELSSLSQRFFRASTATRNAVPGVGLGLTITKAIVTAHGGRLDIQSEEVGTSISLHLPAEKSAPAKQAAPEVEAAT
- a CDS encoding glycosyltransferase family 2 protein gives rise to the protein MDRMQHDSTRTLPGVSYVIPVLNEATHVRAAVDSLLAQDYTGPFEVTIALGPSIDGTTELVEELAAVDSRIRVVGNEAGSTPAGLNLAIRESHYPIVVRVDAHSVLPTDYARIAVETILETGADNVGGLMDAQGTTPFERAVARAYGSRVGLGGTKLHVGGEAGAAETVYLGVFRRDRLLEVGLFDEEIKRGQDWELNRRLRHSGGTVWFTPRLKVTYRPRPNLYRLARQFFSTGVWRGELARRFPASNGLRYFAPPVMVLGFALGVLLGIGGVVQAALGGTPWLLWGLAVPETYLVLVVVSALLWGRRDGFLSLLWFLVVLPCIHFSWGIGFILGYLSLTRNITAHTGR
- a CDS encoding S1C family serine protease, coding for MTDTPITPEPAKGQHDADAEAVVETGAHSPAATPEAATPIPAAETVAQTATPPAAAAPAQPTAATAAWTAPKAQQTPATDPAASPQPTAQQIPGQQPPTQQADYGDGAFGQPAQPYAPAPHSHQHGYAAAPGVPGAHTAPKPESKRDSTGFIIATLAIGALIGGVAGAGAGIGLYAATSNNATIKTVSGPQNITVNDTNNATTITAAAAKATPSVVTISVSSSNEGGTGSGIVLSADGYVLTNTHVITLDGQASDVNVTVTDNNGKIYTAKIVGTDPTTDLAVIKLDGASGMTPIEWADSSKLNVGDTTIAIGAPLGLSGTVTDGIVSALNRSISIASSAAPKSTESDGGNGSSQRSPFNFDFPGQGGDSSQQQSKSTSTIALPVIQTDASINPGNSGGALLNSKGQLIGVNVAIANAGGSSNSSQSGSIGVGFSITSNLAKRVSNEIIHKSSATHGLLGASVADASSDSKAATVGAQIKEITSGGAAASAGLKAGDVIVNFNGVPITGATDLTAQVRALAAGASADLTYIRDGQTKTTSVTVGSLPAS
- a CDS encoding CDP-alcohol phosphatidyltransferase family protein, with the protein product MSAPGSGARPARPSSIAQLRAVAQPPEVRGRRNAEHWTASLYLRNLSPYLTWSLLRTSISANGVTGLMILTGWATAASLLIPGIGGAALALVLGQAQMLVDCCDGEVARWRGTSSPAGVFLDNVGHYSTETLIAIALGIRAAGYPFETPADFLWTTLGTLLALIVVLNKALNDMVRVARANAGLPKLTETQFEYAPTHGLIARLRRAARFVPFHRLYHSVELTMLIFVSAIAGLVIGPVLADRILLSALVPLALLALIGHFVTIMASKRVRV
- a CDS encoding nitrilase-related carbon-nitrogen hydrolase, which produces MVRGPLKEQHWATLLAARAIENTIYIAAAGHPPSSGVGASRIVDPVGVTIAGIGEETGVAVANASPERLAAVRERNPALELRRYRVEPAG
- a CDS encoding IS30 family transposase; translation: MRSLEAALHPRFLSLQERELIRDLTRAGLSLCRVAAKLGRSVSTISREIRRNQLPGEGGYHPYVAHRKAASRRPRPKATRLVRNPQLRSYVQRKLTLRWSPEQISRSLIREFPGDAEMRVAHETIYQAFYVQGRGQLRRELTMVLRTGRAKRKPHRSGAARRHRFADPMVMISDRPAEIEDRAVPGHWEGDLIIGGHRNSAIGTLVERSTRFVMLIHLPIDRTAESVRDGLISAVKTLPRELRRSITWDQGSEMAAHKSFTIATDIPVYFCDPASPWQRGSNENTNGLLRQYFPKGKGTDLARFTATDLTNVAHELNTRPRKTLGWETPAERLAKLLAS
- a CDS encoding glycosyltransferase family 2 protein, which codes for MSDPAIAVVVLTQGTRPVELRRGVESVLAQSGVCTDIVVVGNGWDPATAEPALPAGVKTLALPENLGIPAGRNRGVPLVEGETLFFLDDDAALPEPTFLADGVALIRADPGIGMLQPRLRDPEGKPAPRRWIPRIRKGDAAQSGNVFSVLEAAVLLPRTVFDAAGGWADPFFYAHEGIDLAWKVWDQGKRVWYTGDLVAEHPAVSPTRHSYYYRLNARNRVWLARRNLPAVLVPLYVGSWTGIQLLRWFRKPAVLRAWFGGWAEGWRADPGERKPLSWRTVWRMTRAGRPPIV